The following are encoded together in the Candidatus Margulisiibacteriota bacterium genome:
- the ruvX gene encoding Holliday junction resolvase RuvX: protein MRILGLDYGEKRIGVAVSDPLAIIAQGVAVLGKGETFADDLRELKRIIKKYDGVDEIVVGLPKRMSGEIGIAAEKVLAFVAELKKEFKLNIVTWDERLTTVMAERSLIEAGLSREKRKKVIDQSAAANILQGYLDSKKR, encoded by the coding sequence ATGAGGATACTCGGCCTCGATTACGGCGAAAAAAGGATCGGCGTGGCGGTCTCTGATCCGCTGGCGATTATCGCCCAGGGGGTAGCGGTGCTGGGCAAAGGGGAGACCTTTGCCGACGACCTCCGCGAGTTGAAGCGGATCATCAAAAAATACGACGGGGTCGACGAGATCGTCGTCGGCTTACCGAAAAGAATGTCCGGCGAGATCGGGATCGCGGCCGAGAAAGTCCTGGCTTTCGTGGCCGAGTTGAAGAAAGAGTTCAAACTTAATATCGTCACCTGGGATGAGCGTTTAACGACCGTCATGGCGGAAAGATCGTTGATCGAGGCCGGGCTCTCCAGGGAGAAAAGAAAGAAAGTGATCGATCAGTCAGCCGCCGCCAATATCCTCCAGGGATACCTCGACAGTAAGAAACGATGA
- the mltG gene encoding endolytic transglycosylase MltG yields MKNQPLLVWFGLLAIFTVLSWPADPFNLETTRVNIPPGASVKATQQTLQAKGILPRFSAFALTVRLLGLQNKIKAGEYSFAPADPLPAIISRLLHNETVPQAEIRVTFPEGSSIYKMGLALKETGYLHWAEFQGLVNEGITAQLRLRHWGIFKFIPSESLEGYLFPDTYHLFITASPETVAEAMVNRFEQVVVPFWLTAQKETKLTLHETLTLASIIEKEAQKPEERAVISSVFHNRLAKGMPLAADPTVKYALERPSKIVYLDQLSVRSPYNTYKRRGLPPGPICNPGLESIKAAVYPAQTNYFFFVAKPDGGHIFSKTWQEHQRARQTVVR; encoded by the coding sequence ATGAAAAATCAGCCATTACTCGTCTGGTTCGGCCTCCTGGCGATCTTTACGGTCCTCTCCTGGCCGGCCGATCCGTTCAACCTCGAAACGACCCGGGTCAACATCCCGCCCGGCGCCTCGGTTAAAGCAACCCAGCAGACCTTACAGGCCAAAGGGATTTTGCCTCGCTTCAGCGCTTTTGCTCTGACCGTGCGTTTGTTGGGTTTGCAAAATAAGATCAAGGCGGGCGAATATTCATTCGCGCCGGCTGACCCGCTCCCGGCGATCATCAGCCGGCTCCTCCATAACGAAACGGTCCCGCAGGCCGAGATCAGGGTGACCTTTCCGGAAGGGAGCTCCATTTATAAGATGGGTTTAGCCCTGAAAGAGACCGGCTATCTCCATTGGGCGGAATTCCAGGGTCTGGTCAACGAGGGGATCACAGCCCAGCTCCGGCTCCGCCACTGGGGGATTTTCAAGTTCATTCCTTCGGAATCACTGGAAGGGTATCTCTTCCCCGATACTTATCATCTTTTCATCACCGCTTCACCGGAAACGGTCGCGGAGGCGATGGTCAACCGCTTCGAACAGGTCGTTGTCCCGTTCTGGTTGACTGCTCAAAAAGAGACGAAACTGACCCTGCATGAGACGCTGACGCTCGCTTCGATCATTGAAAAAGAGGCGCAAAAGCCGGAGGAGCGGGCGGTCATCTCGTCGGTCTTCCATAACCGGCTGGCCAAAGGGATGCCGCTGGCCGCCGATCCGACCGTCAAGTACGCGCTGGAGCGGCCGAGCAAGATCGTTTATCTTGACCAGCTGTCGGTAAGATCGCCTTATAATACTTATAAGCGAAGAGGATTACCGCCGGGGCCGATCTGTAATCCGGGGTTAGAATCGATCAAAGCGGCGGTCTATCCGGCCCAGACCAATTATTTCTTTTTTGTGGCAAAACCTGATGGGGGTCATATTTTCTCAAAGACCTGGCAGGAGCATCAACGGGCCAGGCAAACGGTTGTCCGTTAG
- the guaA gene encoding glutamine-hydrolyzing GMP synthase — MTLKHDLIVVLDFGAQYSMLIARRVRECNVYCEVLPHDVSVAELKRRQVKGVILSGGPGSVYEPDAPKADPELWRSGIPILGICYGLQLMAKELGGEVKPGKKREYGKADLQIDDQSNLFAGLPKQIPCWMSHGDTVASLPPGFKQLAHTDNTVAAAAGDPARKLFGVQFHPEVVHTPQGLEIIKNFVYIVCDCKPTWTTANFIEEQVKDIRALVGRQKVLLALSGGVDSTTVAALMSRAIGDQLICMFIDQGFMRKNEAAKIDELFVKRFKVNFLNINAAELFFGKLRGIIDPEEKRKIIGENFIRTFEVEAKKLGEILYLAQGTLYPDVIESAVPGTTAGKVAKKIKTHHNVGGLPEKMGFKLIEPLRMLFKDEVRAIGLELGVPEDIITRQPFPGPGLAIRIIGEVTEERVNVLQAVDDIVVSEIKLAGFYKKVWQSFAVLLPIRTVGVMGDKRTYLNTVAVRAVTSTDAMTADWARLPYDLLEKISNRIVNEVPEVNRVVYDISSKPPSTIEWE; from the coding sequence ATGACGCTGAAACACGACCTGATCGTTGTCCTCGATTTCGGGGCACAGTACAGTATGCTGATCGCCCGCCGCGTTCGTGAATGCAACGTCTATTGCGAAGTCCTCCCCCACGATGTCTCCGTGGCTGAACTGAAACGGCGCCAGGTCAAAGGAGTGATCCTCTCTGGCGGCCCCGGCTCGGTCTACGAACCAGACGCCCCCAAGGCCGACCCGGAGCTGTGGCGTTCGGGTATTCCTATCCTCGGTATCTGTTACGGCCTGCAACTGATGGCCAAGGAGCTGGGTGGCGAGGTTAAGCCGGGGAAGAAACGGGAATACGGCAAGGCCGACCTCCAGATCGACGACCAATCAAATCTTTTTGCCGGCCTCCCTAAACAGATCCCCTGCTGGATGAGCCATGGCGACACAGTTGCCAGCCTCCCACCGGGATTCAAACAATTAGCCCATACGGATAATACCGTAGCGGCCGCGGCCGGCGATCCAGCGCGGAAGCTGTTCGGGGTCCAATTCCACCCCGAAGTTGTCCATACCCCCCAGGGGCTCGAGATCATCAAAAATTTCGTTTATATCGTCTGCGATTGCAAGCCAACCTGGACGACAGCCAATTTTATCGAAGAACAGGTTAAAGATATTCGCGCTCTGGTTGGCCGGCAAAAAGTGCTGCTCGCCCTCTCCGGCGGTGTCGATTCGACCACGGTGGCCGCCCTGATGAGCCGGGCGATCGGCGACCAGCTCATCTGCATGTTCATCGACCAGGGTTTTATGCGCAAGAACGAAGCGGCCAAGATCGACGAGCTCTTCGTCAAGCGGTTCAAGGTTAATTTTCTCAACATCAACGCGGCGGAACTTTTCTTCGGCAAGCTCCGGGGGATTATTGACCCGGAAGAAAAAAGGAAGATCATCGGCGAGAATTTTATCCGGACCTTTGAGGTGGAGGCAAAGAAACTGGGCGAGATCCTCTATCTGGCCCAGGGGACGCTTTATCCTGACGTGATCGAAAGCGCCGTGCCGGGGACGACGGCCGGCAAGGTCGCCAAGAAGATCAAGACCCACCATAATGTCGGCGGACTCCCGGAAAAGATGGGCTTTAAGCTGATCGAACCGCTCCGGATGCTTTTTAAGGACGAGGTCAGGGCGATCGGGCTCGAACTGGGGGTGCCGGAAGATATCATCACCCGCCAACCGTTCCCCGGTCCTGGTCTCGCCATCAGGATCATCGGCGAAGTGACCGAAGAGCGGGTCAATGTCCTCCAGGCGGTTGACGACATCGTCGTCTCCGAGATCAAGCTGGCCGGTTTTTACAAGAAGGTCTGGCAATCTTTTGCCGTCCTCCTGCCGATCAGGACGGTCGGCGTCATGGGCGACAAGCGGACTTATCTCAATACCGTGGCCGTTCGGGCGGTCACTTCGACCGACGCGATGACCGCCGATTGGGCCCGCCTCCCCTACGATCTCCTGGAAAAGATCTCTAACCGGATAGTCAACGAGGTCCCGGAAGTGAACCGGGTGGTCTACGACATCTCCAGCAAGCCCCCGTCGACAATTGAGTGGGAATAG